In Pseudomonas sp. MYb327, one DNA window encodes the following:
- a CDS encoding bifunctional diguanylate cyclase/phosphodiesterase has product MTTTEQLSALSSILTQSGLHSLFQPIIRLSERRILGYEALSRGPSNSPLHSPVALFAVALQAGRLSELEIACRQNACRRFNEQQLPGKLFLNVSPESLLEAAHQPGRTLQLLQDFGIPPSQVVIELTEQTPTDDFELLQTALHHYRAMGFSIALDDLGAGYSSLRLWSELRPDYVKIDRHFIDGIHQDALKREFVGSILQIAKASRAQVIAEGIELPEELAVLTEMGVDLVQGYLLCRPQEHPPRDARTLMPRHDSAAVALNDEGSDLSALLNDQPAVGRHTPTATVLEAFRRQANLNSLAVLDEHGQPCGIVHRHSLSDVLLKPFATDLFARKPISRLMNDDFLAVEMSQSLQQVSRLITSRARQRIEEDFIITLNGSYLGLGRVIDVLKLITELKIQQARYANPLTLLPGNVPIQQCLTRLLQQQRESVICYVDIDSFKPFNDIYGYGRGDEVLLCLAQCLNDRVDPSRDFVGHIGGDDFLLVIGPEDWRKRLNQLLDDFQSQCRRFYRTEHLEAGCFIAPNRQGVRQEFPLLSLSIGVVHLHPQVCGQLDASQLAEMASQAKHHAKNVQGYSVYLIDSLTVPEPEGAWMLGQR; this is encoded by the coding sequence ATGACCACAACCGAGCAGCTGAGTGCCTTGAGTTCAATCCTGACTCAAAGCGGTTTACACAGCCTGTTCCAACCGATCATTCGCCTCTCTGAACGACGGATTCTCGGCTACGAAGCCCTCAGCCGCGGCCCCTCAAACAGCCCGCTGCACTCCCCTGTCGCCCTGTTCGCCGTTGCCCTCCAGGCTGGCCGCTTGAGCGAACTGGAAATCGCCTGCCGGCAGAACGCTTGCCGACGTTTCAACGAACAACAATTGCCCGGCAAGCTGTTCCTCAACGTCTCGCCGGAATCCCTGCTCGAAGCTGCACATCAACCCGGTCGTACTCTACAGCTGCTGCAGGACTTCGGCATTCCTCCGAGCCAGGTTGTTATCGAACTCACTGAACAGACTCCGACCGACGACTTTGAACTGCTGCAAACCGCCCTGCATCACTATCGGGCGATGGGTTTTTCCATTGCCTTGGATGACTTGGGTGCAGGCTATTCGAGTTTGCGTCTGTGGTCCGAACTGCGGCCGGACTATGTAAAGATCGACCGGCACTTTATCGACGGTATTCATCAGGATGCCCTGAAGCGCGAATTCGTCGGCTCAATTCTGCAAATTGCCAAAGCATCCCGGGCGCAAGTGATCGCCGAAGGCATCGAACTGCCAGAAGAGCTCGCCGTGTTGACCGAGATGGGAGTGGATCTGGTACAGGGCTATTTGCTTTGTCGGCCACAAGAGCATCCGCCCCGCGACGCTCGCACCCTGATGCCACGGCACGACAGCGCCGCGGTGGCGCTGAACGACGAAGGCAGCGACCTCAGCGCATTGCTCAACGACCAACCCGCTGTGGGCCGCCACACCCCGACCGCCACGGTGCTCGAAGCCTTCCGCCGCCAGGCCAACCTTAACTCACTGGCGGTGCTGGATGAGCATGGCCAGCCGTGCGGCATCGTTCATCGGCATTCACTCTCCGATGTCCTGCTCAAGCCGTTTGCCACCGACCTGTTCGCCCGCAAACCCATCAGCCGCCTGATGAACGATGATTTCCTGGCCGTTGAGATGAGCCAGTCCCTGCAACAGGTCAGCCGCCTGATTACCAGCCGCGCCCGGCAACGCATCGAAGAAGACTTCATTATCACCCTCAACGGCAGCTACCTGGGCTTGGGCCGGGTGATCGATGTGCTGAAGCTGATTACCGAGTTGAAGATCCAGCAAGCCCGCTATGCCAACCCGCTGACCCTGCTACCGGGAAACGTACCGATCCAGCAATGCCTGACACGGTTGCTACAGCAGCAACGAGAATCGGTGATCTGCTACGTCGACATCGACAGCTTCAAACCCTTCAACGACATCTACGGCTACGGCCGCGGAGACGAAGTCCTACTGTGCCTGGCGCAATGTCTGAACGACCGCGTCGACCCGTCCCGCGACTTCGTCGGCCATATCGGCGGCGACGACTTCCTGCTCGTAATCGGCCCGGAAGACTGGCGCAAACGCCTGAACCAACTCCTAGACGACTTCCAGAGCCAATGCCGCCGCTTCTACCGCACCGAACACCTCGAAGCCGGCTGCTTCATCGCCCCGAATCGCCAGGGTGTGCGGCAGGAGTTTCCGTTGTTGTCACTTTCCATTGGTGTAGTGCATTTGCATCCACAAGTTTGTGGACAACTTGATGCCAGTCAGTTGGCGGAAATGGCTTCGCAGGCTAAACATCACGCGAAGAATGTGCAGGGGTACAGCGTGTATTTGATTGATAGTTTGACGGTGCCGGAGCCGGAGGGTGCGTGGATGTTGGGGCAGCGGTGA